The proteins below come from a single Papaver somniferum cultivar HN1 chromosome 11, ASM357369v1, whole genome shotgun sequence genomic window:
- the LOC113324724 gene encoding S-protein homolog 5-like, which produces MGVSSHVKIIVYFVLFSVLVSKGSSLLGFPTTVHIRNDIEGYSVYLNYHCQSGDDDLGQRGLNFGEEWHWKFHVNLGSTYVWCDYRWYDNWNYRWYEGSHEVYDAKVDTALTPHFFNLCHTDCVWSARRDGMYLLRHPEGTWEKRYSWPA; this is translated from the coding sequence ATGGGTGTTAGCAGCCATGTAAAGATTATTGTCTACTTCGTCTTGTTTTCAGTATTAGTTTCAAAGGGTTCATCATTATTAGGTTTTCCAACTACTGTGCATATACGGAATGATATTGAAGGTTACAGTGTTTACTTGAATTATCACTGCCAATCCGGGGATGACGATCTAGGTCAACGTGGGCTAAATTTTGGTGAAGAGTGGCACTGGAAATTTCATGTAAACCTTGGTTCAACATACGTTTGGTGTGATTATCGATGGTATGATAACTGGAATTATCGTTGGTATGAAGGAAGCCATGAAGTTTACGATGCGAAAGTAGATACTGCACTAACACCACACTTCTTTAATCTCTGCCATACTGATTGCGTTTGGTCTGCTCGCCGAGATGGAATGTATCTCCTTCGACATCCCGAAGGAACATGGGAAAAAAGGTATTCTTGGCCAGCTTGA
- the LOC113324725 gene encoding S-protein homolog 24-like gives MGISHFRNIIVYFFLFSILVSKGSSLFDPTTVQVQNDIEGDQVLLNIHCKSLDDDLGEHALNFGNEWDWQFRVGFGTTYFWCDYRWYDNRDQRWYQGSHEVYKATLSGFKAKYYVFCHSKCVWSARRDGLYLYRRDKGGMWEKRYTWDP, from the coding sequence ATGGGCATTAGCCATTTCAGAAATATCATTGtttatttcttcttattttcgaTATTAGTTTCTAAGGGTTCATCACTTTTCGATCCAACCACTGTGCAGGTACAAAATGATATCGAAGGTGATCAAGTTCTCTTGAACatccattgcaaatctttggacgACGATTTGGGTGAACATGCGCTCAATTTCGGCAATGAATGGGACTGGCAATTTCGCGTGGGATTTGGCACGACGTATTTTTGGTGCGATTACCGGTGGTATGATAATAGAGATCAACGTTGGTATCAAGGTAGCCATGAAGTTTACAAGGCAACTCTAAGTGGATTTAAAGCTAAGTACTACGTATTTTGCCACTCTAAATGCGTTTGGTCTGCTCGTCGAGATGGACTTTATTTATATCGTCGTGATAAAGGAGGGATGTGGGAGAAAAGATATACTTGGGATccataa